Part of the Deltaproteobacteria bacterium genome, AGGTTTGTTTCAGCCAGTATCGTTTGGAACCGATGAAAGACATCATGTTGATTCAGTCGGGCGGCTACCCTGAGTCGTTGGCGGCGCTGCAAGCGGGGCGCATGCAGGGGGCGATGTTGTCGCCGCCGTTCACCTATCGTGCTGAGGCTTTGGGTTATAAACGGATTTGGAACGGCGCCGGGGTGGAATATCCGTCCTTCGTTTTGGCCACGCGTAAAACGTTCATTCGCGACGCCGCCGAACGAGCGCTGCGTGCGTTCACCGCCGTGGCTGAAGGCGTGCATATCTTCCGCACCGACAAAGAACGGGCGATGCCCATCATGGGCAAATACACGCGCGTCACCGACCGGACGATTCTAGAGAGCACCTACGCCGATAACTAAAGATGTCTACAGTCCCTTGCTACGGCCGACGGCGAGCGGTGTGAAACCGATTCTCGAAGTGCTCGCCGCGTCTAATCCCAAAGCGGCGGGAGCGAAGCCCGAGCAGTTTATCGATTTGACTTTGTCGCGGCGTTTGGAAGAAAGTGGCGCGATGAAAAAATTCTAGAATGGGAGATTGGCGGCAAAGATCCCCTCCTCTTTCCTTCTCCGCAAGCGGGGGAGGATGAAGGTGGGGGCTGCTTGCTATTTCAAATCGTAAAACCGTTTGGCGTTACTGCTGAACACTTTTCGCTTCACCTGTTCCGACAAATCCGTTCTCTCCCAGAATTCAGGGATGTCTTTGGCGAACACGCCGGCTTCCCGTTCGTGGGGGAAGTCGGTGGGGTACATCATGAAATCCTCGCCCATCTCGCGGGCGACGACGTCCAAGGTCTTCTCGTCAGTTTCGCAGGTGACGTAGATATTACCGCTCTTGAAATATTCGCTGGGTTTTTTGCTGAGTGGAAAATGGTTGCGCTTGCGGTCGATATGATCTTTCTCGTCCAAACGATCCATCATGTAGGGAATCCAGCCGGCGCCGGCTTCAAGAAAGCCGATGCGCAGTTTGGGAAACAGATCGAAGACGCCGTCGAGGACGACGCTGGTGAGCTGAATCATTTGGGCGATGGGATGCTCCAGGGTGTGGATCATCGACATGGTTTGCAAAAAGTCGAAACCCAAATCAGCGCTCACCGCGCCGTGCACGGTCAGCGGAACGTTCAACTCCTCAGCGGCCTTATAGATCGGGTGGAAATCGGCGTGGCCGTAACCTTTGTTGAGTTTCGTCACCGCCGGCAAGAGTCCCGCGACCATGCCGTAATCTTTGACGCAGCGGCGAAGTTCGTTGGCGGCCTCCTGCGGGTTTTGGACCGGCAACAACGCTACGCCCTTCAAGCGCTTATCGACCTTGCAGTAGCGGTCGTAAAGCCAGTTGTTGTACATGCGCGCGACGACGCAGGCCCAATCGTGATCTTGGATTAGACCGGCGGACAGCGCGGCGGTTGGATAAAGCACCGCGCTGGAGATTTTTGAGCCTTCGATGAATTCGATCCAGCTATTCACATCGACTTTTGTGACCTTGTTCAAGCCGCGCACGAAGCCGCGCGGCCAGCCGTCGAGGGACGGGAAAATCGAAAACGTCCCGGTGCGGCGATGGCCTTTGTAGTCGCCGTCAAAGTACTGTTCCAACTCGGCGTCGGTTTCCAACACATGGCCGTCGGCATCGATGACTTCTACTCCATCCATGACGAGTGCTCTCCTATTCAATAGAAACTTAAGGTTACCGTTGGCTTAACACTCAGGTGCGATTTATGTCAACGTTGGGGGCAAGAAGAAGAGAAGATTGCTCACCACGCAGGACACGGAGATCACAGAGGGTTCAGAATATAATTTTCTCCGTGCTCTCTGTGGCCTCCGTGGTGAAAACATCTTGCTCGATGGCTTTGACAGCGCTTCGACGGCCATGGTTAAACGGGCCATCAGCTGATTCGGGAAAAATGCTATGATCAACGGATACAAAATTTACGACGCCGATGCCCATGTCAATGTCGCGCCGCAGATGTGGGAAGACTTGCCGAAAGAGTTCGCGGCGCGCCGGCCGCGGCCGGCGTTGGTTCATGACGGCGCGGAGCTGGCGGCGTTCACTGCCGGCTGGCTTGTCGATGGCCGGATGGAGCCGCATGCGCTCGGTCCCGGCTTGCAGCCGGCCAACCCGCCGCGCTGGGTGGTCGAGGGAACCGATCGCGGCTCGCTGACGCTGATCGATACCGACGCGCGCATTCGCGATCTCGATCGGCTCGGCATCGACATTCAATTTCTATTTCCGTCGACGTTGTATGCGCGCTGGAGCGCCGATCCTCGCTTCGAAGCGGCGCTGTTTCGCGCCTTCAATCGCTTTATCGCGCGCCAAACCAAGCCCCAGGCGAAACGTTTGAAATGGGCCGGTCTGATTCCGCTGCGCGAACCGCGCGAGTCGATTCGAGCATTGGAAGAGATGCTCAAGCTCGGCGCTTGCGCCGCTGTGGTGTTCGGCACGGCGCGGGAGAAAATGCTTTGCGACGAGAGCTTTAACGATTTCTGGGATGAGTTCGCGCGCTGTAAGCTGCCGCTCTGCGTTCATATGGCGGCGAGCTTTCCGGCTTTCGATAGCTGCGTCGAAACCTTTCTCGACGCCCATGCGCTGAGCATGGCGTTGCCGGCGCAGATGGCGTTCGTCGCGCTGCTCGGCCATGGCATGATGGACCGCTATCCCGATCTGCGCATAGCGTTTATGGAGTTCGGCGCCGAGTGGCTTTTCTACATGGTCGGGCGCATCGATCACTACATTCCGCGCGACCGCGAGATTCAACCGAAATTACTTGAAGCGAAGATGCCCAAGACGACGATGAAAGAATGTCTCAAGTCGGGCCGCTTTTTCATCTGCGGCGAGATGGAAGATCCATTGATGCGTGAAGAGATCGCTCTGCTCGGCGAAGATCAGTTGCTGTTCTCGTCGGATTATCCCCACGGCGAAGGGCGGGAGAATGCCGCCCAGGAACTGTTGGCGCGCCGTGATATTACCGACGGCCAGAAGCGGAAGATTCTTTACGATAACCCGATTAAACTGTTTGGCGCGGTGTAAAATTGTTGACCAAGTAAAAAATCCCCCTCGGTCCCCCTTTTTCAAAGGGGGAAGGGTGAGGACCGGTTCCCCCCTCTTTGAAAAAGAGCGGTTGGGGGAGATTTGAGTGAGAGCGAGGTTTGCAATGGATAGACAATGGCGATTCCGGTTGTTGCTAGTTTCGATAATTATACTCGGGTTGTTCACACCTCCGCATGCGCAAGCGCAAACGCCGATCAAGATCGGTATCGTCAGTCCGACCTTCGGCCATGCGCCGTTTTATGTCGCGCGCGCCAAAGGATTTTACCAAGCGGAAGGGCTGAT contains:
- a CDS encoding amidohydrolase gives rise to the protein MDGVEVIDADGHVLETDAELEQYFDGDYKGHRRTGTFSIFPSLDGWPRGFVRGLNKVTKVDVNSWIEFIEGSKISSAVLYPTAALSAGLIQDHDWACVVARMYNNWLYDRYCKVDKRLKGVALLPVQNPQEAANELRRCVKDYGMVAGLLPAVTKLNKGYGHADFHPIYKAAEELNVPLTVHGAVSADLGFDFLQTMSMIHTLEHPIAQMIQLTSVVLDGVFDLFPKLRIGFLEAGAGWIPYMMDRLDEKDHIDRKRNHFPLSKKPSEYFKSGNIYVTCETDEKTLDVVAREMGEDFMMYPTDFPHEREAGVFAKDIPEFWERTDLSEQVKRKVFSSNAKRFYDLK
- a CDS encoding ABC transporter substrate-binding protein; amino-acid sequence: MDRQWRFRLLLVSIIILGLFTPPHAQAQTPIKIGIVSPTFGHAPFYVARAKGFYQAEGLIGEVIVMNRDDLILQSLVSDSIQFGNISPSAYFPARDQGLTDLKIIAGSF